GTTTAAGAATTTTTCCTTGCTTATCTTATGAGCGTATGAAACACCTGTAGAGAATCCAAAATTTGACACCATAACCTTACTAGCGGTAGAAGTTGAAAGGTAGAGCGAGTTTGTTGCAGGAAATACTGTGTTATAGTTGCGATCGATAGAACCAAAATAGAGATTCAAATTTGCACCTACCGACAAACCCTCTATTATCTTCGCACCAAGCCCTATCTGACCAATATTAATACCTCCTTTACCATTATACTCGTAACTAACATTCCCAATATTTGCCAAAACCTTGGGATCGGTTTCATCTATAGTTACACGATAACCAACCTGCGTCATAGGCTGGAAAGTCAAGGCAGTAAACAGCCTTTTTGAGATAGGAAATGCCATTGATATATGGTCAACAGAAAATCCGTTAAAACTGGTATTCTTGCTGCTTGTTGATGCATAAATATTGTTGCTTTCAATACCAAAGTCTACAATAAAAGTAGTGGTATCCTGAGCTGTAAGAGCCGCAGGATTTAGGTGGTTGATCATGAATCTGCTTCGAAGACCAATTCCTGCGTCCCCCATTCCACGTGTGTTTGAAAATCCAGGGAGCGATAACTGCCCTATACCATAAATGGTATTAGGCGAATAGAAGTTTTTGCTATACTCTTGAGCATTAGCTATAAGTGAAAAAACTCCAAAAAGAATTAGAAAAGATGTACGTAAAGTTCTTTTAAACATTATACTCTAAAATTCGGTTCAACCCTTGGACTACCAAATTGGGAACGACAAATATGGTATTTTTTAATTTTCCATCAAAGAAAAATGCATCTCCACCAGTAAATATAACCTTTAAATCAGGATAAAGCCCACTAAATAGCTCAATATAGGTATCCAATTCGAATATTGTGCTGTTAAGTACGCCTGCCCTAATTGCATCGGTCGTATTCTTTCCAATAAGAGGATATCCATCAGCAATATCGACTAGCGGCAGCTTTGAGGTGAAGCTAGAAAGCGCCTTAAATCGGGTATTTAGCCCTAACGAAATATTGCCTCCCTCAAAACGTCCAATAGCAGATACAAAGTCAATGGTTATTGCCGTTCCGCAATCAACAACAAGAACGTTTGTATGGGGGAAAATATTGTTTGCCCCAACTGCTGCTGCCAACCTGTCGAGGCCTAATGTATTAGGAGTTTCATACCCATTTGCAATGGGAACCTGTATTTTATGGTTAAATAACAAAAATTTTCCTTCTACAAAGGTGTTTAAGAATTCAGGGGGAGCGTCGTCTCTTACCGAAGAAATGATGCCATTGTCAAAATTTCCATATTTAGCAAGAAACTGAATTACCGACTCATCATTCCAGCTATTAACCCTTATAACGTCAACAATTGCCAAATCTCTAATTGCAGCGAGCTTAATAGCCGTATTTCCAACATCTATAATTAGATTCATAGGGTTGCCTGTTTCATGTTATTCAGAATTGTATAAGCCACATCAACATCCTTTACATTTGGTATTGAAATGTAGAGCTTATCAGGGGTCTGCTTTACCTTAAAGTTTTTAGGTTGCGATTGCAGATAGCCGATTAGCTTAGCAAACATCGGCATTTGGTAGTACCCCGACATCTGGTTAGATATAAAATAGGTAATCATGATGCCATTTTTAAGGATGATCTTTTCGAAGCCCAACGACATAGCCAGACGACGCAGCTTAACGACATGAAGCAGCTGCTCTACCTCGAGCGGCATTGGACCAAAGCGATCGATAAGGCGAGCCTTGTACTTTTCGAGTTCCTCCTCATCCTCAATTGCATCGAGTTCACGGTACAGGCGAATCTTTTCGGGGATGCTGCCGATATAGGCATCGGGCAACAGCAACTCCATATCGGTATCGATGTGACAGTCGGTAACAAAGGTGATGTCGTGCGGTTTCTCTGGTGTTTCGGCACTACCTTCAAACAAGTAACGGAACTCGGAATCTTTTAGTTCCTGAATAGCCTCGTTGAGAATCTTATGGTATGCCTCGAAACCTATCTCGGCAATAAATCCGCTTTGCTCTCCTCCCAAAAGATTTCCGGCTCCACGGATATCCAAGTCCTGCATGGCTATGTTGAAACCGCTACCTAGATCGGAGAAATCCTCGATAGCCTTTAGCCTACGGCGCGAATCCTGGGGTAAACCTGCAACCGGAGGAGCCAGCAAGTAGCAAAATGCCTTTTTGTTCGAACGTCCAACACGCCCACGAAGCTGGTGCAAATCGCTAAGTCCAAACTGGTGAGCGTTATTTATGATGATGGTGTTGGCGTTAGGGATGTCCAGTCCCGACTCAATAATTGATGTTGCAAAAAGAATATCAGCATCACCATCGATGAAGGCCATCATCGTCTTTTCGAGCTTGTCGGGCTCCATTTGACCGTGAGCAACCAGCGTTTTTACACCTGGCACAAGCTTCTTTACGTAGTTCTCAATCTCCAAGATGTCCATCACACGGTTGTGCACGAAGAACACCTGTCCTCCCCTATCGAGCTCGTAGGTTATAGCTTCGCGAATAATCTCCTCGTTAAACGTGTGCACTTCGGTAGATACCGGATGGCGGTTGGGCGGTGGAGTTTGTATGATGGACAGGTCGCGAACGCCCATAAGCGAGAACTGGAGCGTACGCGGAATTGGCGTTGCGGTAAGCGTTAGCGTATCCACGTCGTGCTTCATTTGACGTAGTTTCTCCTTAGCCGATACGCCAAACTTCTGCTCCTCGTCGATAATCAGCAAGCCCAGATCCTTAAACTTGATATCCTTGCCAATTACACGATGCGTACCTATAAGAATATCTATCTTACCTTCGGCAAGTTCCTTAAGCGTATCCTTTATTTGCTTGGCAGACTTTAGGCGGCTTACAAAATCAACCTTTACAGGAAACTCCTTAAGCCTATCCCTAAATGTTTTGTAGTGTTGAAGCGCCAAAATGGTGGTTGGAACCAACACGGCAACCTGCTTGCTGTCAGCAGCAGCCTTAAGAGCGGCACGGATTGCTATTTCTGTCTTACCAAAGCCCACATCACCACAAACCAGGCGATCCATTGGCAGCTCGCCCTCCATATCCTCCTTAACGGCCTTGGTGGTGCGCATTTGGTCGGGCGTATCCTCGTAGATGAACGAAGCCTCGAGCTCGTACTGCATAAACGAGTCGGGCGAGAACTGGTAGCCACGCGACGCTCGACGCTGAGAGTAGAGTGCAATCAGATCCTTGGCGATATCCTTAACCTTCTTCTTAGCCTGAGCCTTCAGCTTTTGCCAAGCACCGCTACCCAGCTTATATATTTTTGGAGGTTCGCCATCTTTGCTCTTAAACTTCGAGATGCGGTGCAGTGCATGAATATTCACGAACAGCACGTCGCTATCGCGGTAAACAAGCTTAATAGCCTCCTGCATCTTACCGTTAACCTCCGTTTTTACCAGACCGCCAAACACGCCTACACCGTGGTCGATATGCACCACGTAGTCTCCGATTTGCAGGCTGCTTAGCTCCTGAATGGTGATGGCCTCGCTCTTGTTAAGCTCGCCGCGTAGCTTATACTTCTGGTAGCGCTCAAATATCTGGTGGTCGGTGTAGCAGCAGATTTTTGCAGAGTGGTCGACAAAGCCCTCGTGCAGCGCAACGGGTATGTAGTCGAACTCTATATGCTTTTTGGTGATGGAGTCGAAGATGTTGTGCAGACGCTCCACCTGAGCCTCATTCTCGGAGAGCAAGCAGGTAGTGTACCCCCGTTCGTTGTTCTCCATTATGGTATCAGCCAGCAGCTCGAAGTTCTTGTTGAAAGTTGGCTGCGGCATGGTGGAGAACTCTACCATCTTTTCCGCCTTCAGGTAGCTCGAAGGAGATAGCGATATAGAAATGTGGCGTTGTACCCCATCAACCAGATCGTCGGGAGTAATTATCCATTCACCCTTTTCTCCATTACCGGCATGAACAGATTCTATCTTGCGAACATCGGTGTTGGTGTCAATCTCTACGAAACGGCGATGCAGGTAGTCCATCTCCTCCAGCCAAAACATGGTGGTGGGCGGAACGTAATCAAATATGCTAACCTTTAGCTCCGAGAGCGAGGCGTTCTTTAGGTTGGGAACAACCTCGATTACCGAGAGCTTATCTTCCGAAAGCTGCGTATCGATGTTGAAGCTGCGAAGCGACTCCACTTCGTCGCCAAAGAAATCGACGCGGTAGGGCTTATTATCGGAAAATGAAAAGATGTCGACAATACCACCACGAACGGCAAACTGTCCCGGCTCGGAAACAAAGTCGACCCGCTCGAAGCTGTATTCGAGCAGCACATCCCGAACAAATTCGATGGAGACTTTTTCGCCAACCGACATCTTTAGCGTATTGGTTCGAAGCTTTTCCGACGACACTACCTTTTCTATAAGCGCCTCGGGATAGGTTACTATCGCCAAGTAGCCGTCGGATGGTGCACCTTCCTTCAGTGCGTTGAGCACAGCAGTACGCTGAACAATGCCCGAGGGATCTTCCTGTCCGTACTGAATGGAGCGCTTGTAGGCCGACGGAAAAAAGAGTATCCGGTCGGACGAGGTGAGGTTGTAAAGGTCGTTGTAGAAGTAAGCTGCCTCATCTTTCTCGTTAAGCACGAAAAAAACGACCTGCCCTTGTGTGAGCATAAGCGATGCGGCAATACTCTTTGCTGAACCGCTAAGCCCATCTACTTTTATGGAGCGGCAACCCGAGGCGATATGTTCACGTAGCGTGGCTATCGCCTCTTGTTGCTCTATACGTTTTATTAGCTGTTGTACGTTCAAAAGGCTACTTTTAATGCTTTGAACGCAAATTTAGGAAAGAGAATACTATTTCATCCGAAAACAAGATGTTTTTTGTCGGTCGAATAGAATATCTGAGTTATTCGCCACAGGAATGTTCTACAGGAACTTCCTGCATAAACTCCTCCACGCGCTTAACCAAAGTATATGACCCTACCACCAAAGGAACTCTTTGATGCAACGAGGTTGGCTTTATCTCTAGGATACGCTTAGTCCCTGTTGTTGCCCTTCCTCCAGCCTGCTCTGCCAAAAAGGCTATCGGATTACATTCGTATATCAGGCGCAGTTTACCCTCAGGTTTCGCCTTAGTAGGAGGATAAAGGAAAACTCCACCAACCAGCAGGTTGCGATGAAAATCAGAAACCATGCTACCAATGTAGCGGCTGGAGAATGGACGGTTAGTTGCAGGAGAATCGACCTTGCAGTAATCTATGAACCGCTTAACTCCATCGGGGAAAGAGTTGTAGTTTCCCTCGTTAACTGAGTATATTTTCCCAGATTTAGGCGTTTGAACCTTATTGTGCGAAAGGCAAAACTCTCCAATAGAAGGGTCGAGCGTAAAGCCATAAACTCCTTTGCCGGTAGTGTAAACCAGCATTGTCGACGAGCCGTAGATGATGTAACCGGCAGCAACCTGCTTTTGCCCTTCCTGAAGAAAATCTTCGAGGGTCGCTTTTTCTCCACGTGGACTTATTCGACGATAGATTGAGAATATGGTTCCTACCGAAACGTTACTTTCGAGGTTAGCCGATCCGTCGAGCGGATCCATACAAACGATGTACTTGCCGTCGAGCGACATCTCATCGTCAAAGGTTACAATCTCGTCGTTCTCCTCCGAGGCTATTCCGCAGCATTCGCCACTATTACGGATACTCGAGATGAAGAGTTCGTTGGCAATGTAGTCGAGCTTCTTCTGGTCTTCGCCCTGAACGTTGGTTGTCCCAATAGATCCAAGGATGTCGGCCAACCCTGCTTTGTTAATGGCCCTGTTTACAATTTTTGCAGCAATCCCAATGTGGTGGAGTAAGCGCGTAAATTCCCCAGAAGCATAAGGGAAATCGGCCTGTCGCTCAATAAGAAATTGATTAAGGGTTGTTACCTTATACGCTTTTAGAATGTGGTTCATTTCTAGTACTAGTTTACATACAGATAATTCAGGTTACCTACCGGTAGGCAGGCGCTGCAAATTAATGCAATTTATTGCACTGTTTCTACTATTTTATATGTTTTTTTATTTCAAACGTATGCATATTGCACTGTTTCGCTATTGTGTATTCCTGTAATAATAACATATGACTTTGAATTTGTGATTTTTATTCTCATATAATCTATAATTTACATATGCACACTAAACATATAACCTTACTGATCTGCCGTAAATTTACTACATGCAGCATTCCACCAAAAGCCGA
The genomic region above belongs to Acetobacteroides hydrogenigenes and contains:
- the fbp gene encoding class 1 fructose-bisphosphatase produces the protein MNHILKAYKVTTLNQFLIERQADFPYASGEFTRLLHHIGIAAKIVNRAINKAGLADILGSIGTTNVQGEDQKKLDYIANELFISSIRNSGECCGIASEENDEIVTFDDEMSLDGKYIVCMDPLDGSANLESNVSVGTIFSIYRRISPRGEKATLEDFLQEGQKQVAAGYIIYGSSTMLVYTTGKGVYGFTLDPSIGEFCLSHNKVQTPKSGKIYSVNEGNYNSFPDGVKRFIDYCKVDSPATNRPFSSRYIGSMVSDFHRNLLVGGVFLYPPTKAKPEGKLRLIYECNPIAFLAEQAGGRATTGTKRILEIKPTSLHQRVPLVVGSYTLVKRVEEFMQEVPVEHSCGE
- the mfd gene encoding transcription-repair coupling factor; this encodes MNVQQLIKRIEQQEAIATLREHIASGCRSIKVDGLSGSAKSIAASLMLTQGQVVFFVLNEKDEAAYFYNDLYNLTSSDRILFFPSAYKRSIQYGQEDPSGIVQRTAVLNALKEGAPSDGYLAIVTYPEALIEKVVSSEKLRTNTLKMSVGEKVSIEFVRDVLLEYSFERVDFVSEPGQFAVRGGIVDIFSFSDNKPYRVDFFGDEVESLRSFNIDTQLSEDKLSVIEVVPNLKNASLSELKVSIFDYVPPTTMFWLEEMDYLHRRFVEIDTNTDVRKIESVHAGNGEKGEWIITPDDLVDGVQRHISISLSPSSYLKAEKMVEFSTMPQPTFNKNFELLADTIMENNERGYTTCLLSENEAQVERLHNIFDSITKKHIEFDYIPVALHEGFVDHSAKICCYTDHQIFERYQKYKLRGELNKSEAITIQELSSLQIGDYVVHIDHGVGVFGGLVKTEVNGKMQEAIKLVYRDSDVLFVNIHALHRISKFKSKDGEPPKIYKLGSGAWQKLKAQAKKKVKDIAKDLIALYSQRRASRGYQFSPDSFMQYELEASFIYEDTPDQMRTTKAVKEDMEGELPMDRLVCGDVGFGKTEIAIRAALKAAADSKQVAVLVPTTILALQHYKTFRDRLKEFPVKVDFVSRLKSAKQIKDTLKELAEGKIDILIGTHRVIGKDIKFKDLGLLIIDEEQKFGVSAKEKLRQMKHDVDTLTLTATPIPRTLQFSLMGVRDLSIIQTPPPNRHPVSTEVHTFNEEIIREAITYELDRGGQVFFVHNRVMDILEIENYVKKLVPGVKTLVAHGQMEPDKLEKTMMAFIDGDADILFATSIIESGLDIPNANTIIINNAHQFGLSDLHQLRGRVGRSNKKAFCYLLAPPVAGLPQDSRRRLKAIEDFSDLGSGFNIAMQDLDIRGAGNLLGGEQSGFIAEIGFEAYHKILNEAIQELKDSEFRYLFEGSAETPEKPHDITFVTDCHIDTDMELLLPDAYIGSIPEKIRLYRELDAIEDEEELEKYKARLIDRFGPMPLEVEQLLHVVKLRRLAMSLGFEKIILKNGIMITYFISNQMSGYYQMPMFAKLIGYLQSQPKNFKVKQTPDKLYISIPNVKDVDVAYTILNNMKQATL
- a CDS encoding type III pantothenate kinase, whose product is MNLIIDVGNTAIKLAAIRDLAIVDVIRVNSWNDESVIQFLAKYGNFDNGIISSVRDDAPPEFLNTFVEGKFLLFNHKIQVPIANGYETPNTLGLDRLAAAVGANNIFPHTNVLVVDCGTAITIDFVSAIGRFEGGNISLGLNTRFKALSSFTSKLPLVDIADGYPLIGKNTTDAIRAGVLNSTIFELDTYIELFSGLYPDLKVIFTGGDAFFFDGKLKNTIFVVPNLVVQGLNRILEYNV